GGCTGACTGTGATTGTACAGAAAGTGCGTTCAGGTGTGAACATGTAATATTTGACTACACTGAACAAGCCTAAGACAGAGTACCATTATAGAAATAACAAAGTAGGATACGTATAGCTCTGCCCCAATCATGAAACGGGCAGGGCTTTTTGTTTATGGATTTTGAAAGGGATGTGCCTGCTGTTCACAATGGTATTTGCATTGTGACAAGGGCAAATTTGCCCTATAATCAGAGGGATTGGTTGTCCAATACAGAACCTGAATAGATCAAAGGAGAATCCATAATGAATCCAACACGTTACACCAAACGCTGGCTGTCCTCGGTTATGATGACGATGGCACTAGCTTTGCTGCTGGCAGCTTGTGCTCCAACGCAGGAAGCACCTTCCAGTCAGCCATCGACGGAAAGCACCACCCAAAGCACTAATACATCTACAGCGACAAGTGGTGAGCAAACGACCTATCCGCTAACGATTAAGGATGCGACTGGTCAATCATTTACATTCAAAGAAGCGCCAAAACGCATCGTATCCATCTCTCCAGCAGAGACGGAAGCGCTATTCGCTATCGGTCTCGATCAGCAGATTGTCGGTGTATCGGAATATGACGATTATCCGCAGCAGGTTAGCACCAAAGCCAAAATCGGCGGTATTAGCGAGCCGGATGTAGAAGCGATTGTAGCGCTGAACCCGGATATTGTCTTCACTGGCATTTCTTCCAGTGAGGAATTAGTGAAGAAGCTGCGCGCTTCGGGAATCAATATTTTCAAAACAACACCGAAAACGGTAGACGATGTAATCAGCAATATTCAACTGTACGGTCAGATTACGAATCATCAGGCACAGGCAAAGCAGGTGACTGACCATATGCAGGAGCAGGTGAAAATGGTCACGGATGCTGTATCGTCGGTGAAAGCAGCAGACAAGAAAAAAGTATATATTGAGTTCTCCCCGGGCTGGACCGTGGGCAAAGGCGAATTTATGGATGAGCTGATCACGCTGGCAGGTGGCATCAATATTGCTGGCGATAACGAAGGCTGGTATGAGATTAACGAGGAAAATATCGTTGCTGCTGATCCAGATGTCATTTTGTATTCCAAAGAATCGGTCGATTCTAAAACGAATCAAAGTCTGGATCAGATCATTCGCGCCCGCAGTGGTTGGGACAAAATCAAAGCGATCAAAAATAATCAGGTATTTGGATTAGACGATGATCTGGTTAGCCGTCCAGGTCCGCGTGTGACTGATGGGCTGGTAGAGATTGCGCATGCAATCTACCCTGATCTGGTCAAACAATGAGTCGTCAAGCAGGATGGCCACTGCTGCTGTTTGTAGTCCTGCTTATCCTTAGCGTCATTCTGACTGCTGGTATCGGATCAGTGCATATTCCAGCAGGTCAGATTACGCGTATTCTGCTGTATCATGTGCCTTGGCTACATCACTGGATCACGCCAGATTGGAATGAGGCAGCTCAGCAAATTATGCTAAAAATTCGCTTGCCACGCGTGCTGCTTGCGCTGCTTGTTGGTGCGGCATTGGGCGTAGCGGGAGCCGCCTTTCAGGGGGTGCTGCGTAATCCGTTGGCTGATCCGTTTACATTGGGTGTTTCATCCGGTTCGTCGGTTGGTGCAGCGGTATTGATTTTTACGGGGTATCAGTATGCGCTGTTCGGCAGTGGAACTTTGCCATTGGTTGCTTTTGTTACCGGAGCGTTGACCTTATATGCGGTACTGGCGCTAGCGAGGGAGGAAGGACGCATCCCCACAGCCAGTCTGATTCTGGCGGGCGTGGTGATGCAGTCGTTTCTTGGAGCGATTGTATCGTTTCTGGCGTCGATGTCAGAAGGTAGTGTAAACGAGATTATTTTCTGGACGATGGGTAGTCTTAGTTTGCGCGGATGGTCATATGTGACGGTGATGCTGCCGTATGTGCTGATCGGTATCGTTTTTTTATGGAGTCAGAGTCGGGCGATGAATATACTGGCACTCGGTGAAAAGGAAGCAGCGCATCTTGGACTTGCCGTGGATCGTACGAAGCTGATTGTACTGGTTGTAGCTACGCTTGTGACAGCGGCAGCGGTATCTGTATCGGGCGTTATTGCGTTTGTCGGGCTAGTGGTACCACATATGATTCGTTTGCTATTTGGGTCGGATTATCGCTTGCTGATTCCGCTATCTGCACTGGGCGGAGGGTTTTTTTTGATGTGGGCAGATACTGTGGCGCGTACAATTTTGGCACCGACTGAGATTCCACTCGGTGTAGTCACTGCATTTGTGGGCGCACCGTTTTTCGCTTATTTGCTGCATCGGAACAAAAAGCAGCGGAATATCATCTGAATCGCATAAAGATGAGGAGGTGAGTGGATGCGGAAGATGGAAAAGGAGCAATGGAAAAAGTGGAAGCATGATGATGGAAGGAATGGCTTACCGCTATCCACTGCATTGGCTGCTTCCTTCAAAAAAACCAAAGATGATGTATTGCCCTCCACCGTAGCTCCTGTTGTTCAATTAGAGCAGGTAAGCAAGCGTTATAATAACCGCGAAGTGCTGCATGGTATCGACTGGTCGATACAGCCTGGCGAATGCTGGGGCGTAATCGGACCGAACGGCAGCGGCAAAACCACATTGATGCAGCTAATCGCTGGTACGGAACATACTCATGCTGGTCAGGTATCCTTAAACGGTAAGCCCTTATCAAGCTATAGTCGGCGCGAGATCGCCCGATTCATAGCAGTGCTGCGTCAGGATGGTTTGGCTCCGCTGCATTATCCAGTGCGCGAAGTGTTGGCGATGGGGCGGTATCCGTATCAAAATTGGCTCGGACGTGATGAAGCGCAGGATGTGGAAGCATTGCTGCATGATATTATGGAGCGACTGGATTTACTACCGCTAGCGGACAAGCCGTTAGATCAATTAAGTGGCGGGCAGCGTCAGCGGGTGGCTTTTGGCAAAGTAATGGCGCAGCAGCCCAGACTGTTGCTGCTGGACGAACCGACAACGTATCTGGATATTGCGTATCAGGTGCATTTTATGGAATGGCTGGATCAATGGCGCAAGGAAACGGGGATTA
The DNA window shown above is from Paenibacillus sp. JQZ6Y-1 and carries:
- a CDS encoding ABC transporter ATP-binding protein, coding for MRKMEKEQWKKWKHDDGRNGLPLSTALAASFKKTKDDVLPSTVAPVVQLEQVSKRYNNREVLHGIDWSIQPGECWGVIGPNGSGKTTLMQLIAGTEHTHAGQVSLNGKPLSSYSRREIARFIAVLRQDGLAPLHYPVREVLAMGRYPYQNWLGRDEAQDVEALLHDIMERLDLLPLADKPLDQLSGGQRQRVAFGKVMAQQPRLLLLDEPTTYLDIAYQVHFMEWLDQWRKETGITVIAVLHDLNLAARYCDRLLALDHGQIIRNDTPQQLMQEDVIRQLFHIQPAIVHHPEIDVPQLLLKRRAGSETGKSVD
- a CDS encoding ABC transporter substrate-binding protein, translated to MNPTRYTKRWLSSVMMTMALALLLAACAPTQEAPSSQPSTESTTQSTNTSTATSGEQTTYPLTIKDATGQSFTFKEAPKRIVSISPAETEALFAIGLDQQIVGVSEYDDYPQQVSTKAKIGGISEPDVEAIVALNPDIVFTGISSSEELVKKLRASGINIFKTTPKTVDDVISNIQLYGQITNHQAQAKQVTDHMQEQVKMVTDAVSSVKAADKKKVYIEFSPGWTVGKGEFMDELITLAGGINIAGDNEGWYEINEENIVAADPDVILYSKESVDSKTNQSLDQIIRARSGWDKIKAIKNNQVFGLDDDLVSRPGPRVTDGLVEIAHAIYPDLVKQ
- a CDS encoding FecCD family ABC transporter permease, which gives rise to MSRQAGWPLLLFVVLLILSVILTAGIGSVHIPAGQITRILLYHVPWLHHWITPDWNEAAQQIMLKIRLPRVLLALLVGAALGVAGAAFQGVLRNPLADPFTLGVSSGSSVGAAVLIFTGYQYALFGSGTLPLVAFVTGALTLYAVLALAREEGRIPTASLILAGVVMQSFLGAIVSFLASMSEGSVNEIIFWTMGSLSLRGWSYVTVMLPYVLIGIVFLWSQSRAMNILALGEKEAAHLGLAVDRTKLIVLVVATLVTAAAVSVSGVIAFVGLVVPHMIRLLFGSDYRLLIPLSALGGGFFLMWADTVARTILAPTEIPLGVVTAFVGAPFFAYLLHRNKKQRNII